A single region of the Plasmodium reichenowi strain SY57 chromosome 9, whole genome shotgun sequence genome encodes:
- a CDS encoding dynein light chain, putative (part of same gene as PRSY57_0925500B~gap found within coding sequence), translating into MNDTDKFE; encoded by the coding sequence atgaatgATACAGATAAGTTTGAG
- a CDS encoding zinc finger protein, putative, whose product MLYKTQLCSFYAKGICARGSKCSWAHGQSDVRPMPKFYKTRMCYTFLSGSYCEASKCTFAHTEDELRGSGKALRLCTKFFLDGYCNKSDKCPMAHHISQLDPSVKFTASELMNRMYNNEETSCHKENGDTQENEDNNIYLKNDTYKNDENNVDMDYSMMNNFNDNNLRDSKNNYKNVLMDSNQEYDYMTEIKVPHSANEELLINHDAIMECGKEVVKNNQHMKSKNNVMIRNEYTPNQGKLIMNENDKYDEYIINQDVLKINNTKACDYYNKINENIHPIDYIMNGEMVDEREKKINHNQEYVYNKNGEPIDTYDNYEICKNYKLMNKNRFINNEYYKNGIVTIEQNIQNVEGTTYVGSNCLSTNCVSHCLANHCLGNHCVGNNCLASNYLASNCLASNYLASNCLASNCLASTCLANNCINNNCVTNSCMNNNCVTNSCMNNNCMNNNYLNNNYMNNNCMSNNYMNNNCMSNNYMNSNCMSNNYMNSNCMGNHYIRNHCTGNNCIGNNIYSGGYNTLRNYISNNNNNNSNNSNNNGNNSNSNSNSNNNNNMNNVYNYSSVNNLNNVDNMNNSRKMIQHNISSNMGSTMKIINKGEKNDIHICGEKYIYNNIKQKKDTLENSLQDEHVVTYDNCKNVLSNIYHENSVVHFNKGNESVEIFEEMNNNNINNNNNNNNNNNNNNINNNNNNNNNNNNNNNNDNNIIHYSYNNHNDFNDINRQDNNGDNKENHKNMHMNNNCFYYNNNNNNNYYHHCHNNISNEKDNYKNDKKNIEKKNNTNENIQMNNLIYNMSKMSLHNINNHMNNRNRRLTTCLPIEQKTFINSYHMNNKNVDKNMHNLLNVNIQEDEQDEKNMVTNIEHYKENISHNNQYNNNHNYYYYNNSEGDFKKYFILNNKYLIENANKYNNQYIISRNCSATIHDHLMKNHEMKNNYMDNYEINNNYINNYHMGAHSNNSLNAFNNLDDVERNNNMEVTNSVVENIQRRHMNGVSNMNGVSNMNGINNMNGINNMNGINNMNGIHNMNGIHDINGIHNMNGIHDMNGIHNMNGIHNMNGIHNMNGIHDINDIHNMNGIHNINGIHNINGIHNMNNNNLLLQNVKGGQLFDSVDNNMYNNTSNPNNDYMCDGVDVSNMNEREIMNTEENIILKYKKIQKNNLMHDNNMMNGKEGTSKKNISNIINNNVILNNCSNKVSNNDFDDEKDAYLQHEWNNEEIILNNYNNNMDNSRCKNKHNEQYPDKCCDGDDIINSDFSYNKNMYTIKENHINYMNRKSENIHENMRITNMKKNMSSIEKMDEKLIFPNGCSSSSSSSSNNNNDDNNNNNDNNNNDDNYNIGSFFSDDIQYNIKKKLERNNIEINKNYVHLHNMKYRNRENHMDNMDNYNENDNVLEIYNISNNMNNTMTESNKYMNNDSIGYNSTKNSHESYSYNKYVNKVDDKNATTQEGKNNINEQKVYRNEEKIYLSVDHKINEERVGKNVSNQISDRIDDKMSDNMSEKIKNRLLYDENFENNSDPTYFFDDYNKSVASSLEKYNYLNYMENTKNNCMVNNNLDIYEFSCKSEGGLSNDMYKNEKDILDTRRKGSFNSNTEDDKMNYEYDDNKLDDNKDDDNKDDDNKNGDNKDGDNNSKHSVKSYNPLTYSFSGLCECLSKQDNI is encoded by the exons ATACAAAACTCAGCTCTGTTCGTTTTATGCTAAGGGTATATGTGCTCGAGGAAGTAAATGTAGTTGGGCTCATGGGCAGTCAGATGTAAGGCCTATGCCGAAATTTTATAAG ACTCGAATGTGCTACACGTTTCTATCGGGCAGTTATTGTGAAGCCTCAAAATGCACCTTTGCCCACACTGAAGATGAATTACGAGGTTCAGGAAAAGCTTTGAGACTGTGTACTAAATTTTTCTTGGatg GTTATTGTAACAAATCTGATAAGTGTCCTATGGCTCATCACATTAGTCAATTGGACCCTTCAGTAAAATTTACAGCTAGCGAATTGATGAACAGAATGTACAACAATGAAGAAACTTCATGTCATAAAGAAAATGGAGATACACAAGAAAATGaggataataatatatatttaaaaaatgatacaTACAAAAATGACGAAAATAACGTTGATATGGACTATAGCATGATGAACAattttaatgataataatttaagagattctaaaaataattacaaaaatGTTCTTATGGATAGCAATCAAGAATATGACTATATGACAGAAATTAAGGTTCCCCATTCTGCTA ACGAAGAACTTCTTATTAATCATGATGCAATAATGGAATGTGGAAAAGAAGTggtaaaaaataatcaacatatgaaaagtaaaaataatgttatGATCAGAAATGAATATACACCGAACCAAGGAAAACTAATTATGAATGAAAACGACAAATATGATgaatacataataaatcaagacgttttaaaaataaataacacGAAAGCTTGCGactattataataaaataaatgaaaatatcCATCCAATtgattatattatgaatgGTGAAATGGTAGATGAAagagaaaagaaaattaacCATAACCAAGAATATGtatacaataaaaatggaGAACCTATTGATACATATGACAATTATGAAATTTGTAAAAACTATAAGCTgatgaataaaaatagatttataaataatgagtattataaaaatggtATTGTTACAATAGAACAgaatatacaaaatgtGGAAGGTACAACTTATGTAGGTAGTAATTGTCTATCCACTAATTGTGTAAGTCATTGTTTGGCTAATCACTGTTTAGGAAATCATTGTGTAGGTAATAATTGTTTGGCTAGTAACTATTTGGCTAGTAATTGTTTGGCTAGTAACTATTTGGCTAGTAACTGTTTGGCTAGTAACTGTTTGGCTAGTACCTGTTTGGCAAATAAttgtataaataacaaTTGTGTAACAAATAGTTGTATGAATAACAATTGTGTAACAAATAGTTGTATGAATAACAATtgtatgaataataattatttgaataataattatatgaataacaATTGTATGagtaataattatatgaataacaATTGCATGagtaataattatatgaacaGCAATTGCATGagtaataattatatgaatagCAATTGCATGGGTAATCATTATATAAGAAATCACTGTACCGGAAACAATTGTATAGggaataatatatattctgGTGGTTATAACACCTTACGtaattatatttctaataataataataataatagtaataatagtaataataatggtaataatagtaatagtaatagtaatagtaacaataataacaatatgaataatgtgtataattatagcagtgttaataatttaaataatgttgacaatatgaataattcaagaaaaatgatacaacataatatatcatcTAATATGGGTAGTACtatgaagataataaataaaggagaaaaaaatgatatacatatatgtggagagaagtatatatataataacataaaacaaaaaaaagatacTTTAGAAAATTCTCTTCAAGATGAGCATGTGGTTACATATGATAATTGTAAAAATGTCttaagtaatatatatcatgaAAATAGTGTTGttcattttaataaagGAAATGAGAGTGTGGAAATCTTCGAagaaatgaataataataatattaacaacaacaataataacaataataataataacaataataatattaacaataataataataataacaataataacaataataacaataataatgataataatattatacattattCATACAATAATCATAACGATTTCAATGATATCAACAGACAAGATAATAATGGAGATAACAAAgaaaatcataaaaatatgcatatgaataataactgtttttattataataataataataataataattattatcatcattgtcataacaatatatctaatgaaaaagacaattacaaaaatgacaagaaaaatatcgaaaaaaaaaataatacaaatgaaaatatcCAAATGAATaacttaatatataatatgagTAAAATGTCtcttcataatataaataatcatatgAACAACAGGAATAGAAGATTAACTACATGTCTTCCTATAGAACAAAAAAcatttattaattcttatcatatgaataataagAATGTTGACAAAAATATGCATAACTTATTAAATGTTAATATACAAGAAGATGAACaggatgaaaaaaatatggtTACAAATATAGAGcattataaagaaaatatatctCATAATAAccaatataataataatcataattattattattataataattcagAGGGagattttaaaaaatattttattttaaataataaatatttaatagaaaatgcaaataaatataacaatcaatatattatatcaagAAATTGTAGTGCAACTATTCATGATCATTTAATGAAGAATCATGAGATGaagaataattatatggataactatgaaattaataataattacataaataattatcatatgGGTGCTCATTCTAATAATTCTCTTAACGCATTCAACAACTTGGATGACGTTGAAAGGAATAATAACATGGAAGTAACAAACTCGGTTGTAGAAAATATCCAAAGGAGACACATGAATGGCGTGAGTAACATGAATGGTGTGAGTAACATGAATggtataaataatatgaacggtataaataatatgaacggtataaataatatgaacgGCATACATAACATGAACGGTATACATGACATAAACGGCATACATAACATGAACGGTATACATGACATGAACGGCATACATAACATGAACGGCATACATAACATGAACGGTATACATAACATGAACGGTATACATGACATAAACGACATACATAACATGAACGgtatacataatataaacggcatacataatataaacgGCATACATAacatgaataataataatttactTTTACAAAATGTAAAAGGAGGTCAACTTTTTGATAGTGTTGATAacaatatgtataataatacatcTAATCCTAACAATGATTACATGTGTGATGGGGTTGATGTTTCTAATATGAACGAAAGAGAAATTATGAACACAGAAGAGAACATAATACttaaatataagaaaattcaaaaaaataatttgatGCATGACAACAATATGATGAATGGGAAGGAAGGTAcatcaaaaaaaaacattagtaacataataaataataatgtaatattaaataacTGTTCAAATAAGGTGTCTAATAATGATTTCGATGATGAAAAGGACGCATATTTACAACATGAGTGGAATAATGAAGAGatcatattaaataattataataataatatggataatagtagatgtaaaaataaacataatgAACAGTATCCAGATAAATGTTGTGATGGTgatgatattattaattctGACTTTTCGTATAACAAAAACATGTATACTATAAAGGAAAAccatataaattatatgaacaGAAAAAGTGAGAACATACATGAAAATATGAGAATAAcaaatatgaagaaaaatatgagTTCGATAGAAAAAATGgatgaaaaattaattttcCCAAATGGTtgtagtagtagtagtagtagtagtagtaataataataatgatgacaataataataataatgataacaataataatgatgataattataatattggTAGTTTTTTTAGTGATgatatacaatataatataaaaaaaaagttagAAAGAAACAATATCGAGATTAATAAGAACTATGTACATTTACACAACATGAAATATAGGAATAGAGAAAATCATATGGATAATATggataattataatgagAACGATAATGTACTagaaatttataatataagtaataatatgaataatacaATGACGGaaagtaataaatatatgaacaatGATAGTATAGGATATAATAGTACAAAAAATTCTCATGAGAgttattcatataataaatatgttaacAAAGTGGATGATAAGAATGCGACTACACAAGagggaaaaaataatataaacgAGCAAAAAGTATATAGGAATGAAGAAAAGATATACTTAAGTGTAgatcataaaataaatgaagaaagAGTTGGTAAAAATGTTAGTAACCAAATTAGTGATAGGATAGACGACAAAATGAGTGACAATATGAGTgagaaaataaagaatagattattatatgatgaGAACTTTGAAAATAATAGTGATCCTACATACTTTTTTGACGATTATAACAAATCTGTTGCTTCCTCtttagaaaaatataattatttgaattatatggaaaatacaaaaaataattgtaTGGTAAATAACAACTtggatatatatgaattttcTTGTAAAAGTGAAGGCGGCTTATCAAATGACATGtacaaaaatgaaaaagatataCTTGATACGAGAAGAAAGGGTTCTTTTAATAGTAATACGGAAGATGATAAAATGAACTATgaatatgatgataataagcttgatgataataaggatgatgataataaggatgatgataataagaatggtgataataaggatggtgataataataGCAAACATAGTGTTAAGAGTTATAATCCTTTAACTTACAGTTTTAGTGGTTTATGTGAATGTTTGAGTAAACaagataatatttaa
- a CDS encoding hypothetical protein (conserved Plasmodium protein, unknown function) has protein sequence MDDIYEQLKIIDYSLICFLNKYKIIHKYINYILSISLNTIDDYNKLINKILCLYKQNVYNAVHNNISEFKEKEEKQKEQEKNINEIKEKLKKAVKLTKTNVKIKDDNQEEQKAPEIDPNLKIDLPYNIISLYKLRYYKNLFFKNYSTITKNDNYLNANEQRKNFLLKLKCSANVSKRNNNTGSDIFQDYYKNMLRILNENTFYNESQKLKDILIINKYLNKAKYLINNMPQFLCTIIEEFELTESNFHEHMYLFILLAINKWFKRIIVECERFISYKKGHVYKKNNETNEIYKIFNEYMNDILQRGAEQTVLFNEEKCFYCYPSNLNFNMNTSFLTYYFLYINKSLFNFLGGIYSHTLRKGETNQDPKKKNKLILLNDDKEDSVYMKSDIYNYNLYNEYSEMDYLNDLCFHLNNEKIYPNIFLICNYLLQEETINVMNIIYEIQRGAFDVLILQDISIVIQIVLLFLKNLKNVFKEEIKRGNYQLDYMDRKDNIEEIHENDKKKKNSDKMSIKDKEQKNEKKEKNEKYEENEEYDECDEYEDFRKCISTTILNYSYSNDYDELLIPLRLMFLNILKFIHVTVKSEDRKFICTFWQKDCVSEHTETIQKVHDNELEEMNNIKIMNKENIQDDRDGIVLNKEDEQTNILYNNNSNDLRCLKYECNENNCYVFNQRKNKKIYENVEENQNKNQNKNKNQYQYQDQNQNQNQNQNQNQNIYHQIYNKENINSVINKRILCYDFYKAVVENVQKVKHDIENKNNRDIYTGILLKKSKYKIDNDKKTPNITTMKPKNNAPMKKCITQRTEAKGKISESTSVIKNNTEKMQSKNIIKVSKKNINSKMINLKKNTPPTKINLDKSKETFAKKLTKVKVSDKK, from the exons ATGGATGACATATATGaacaattaaaaattattgatTACAGcttaatatgttttttaaataaatacaaaataatacataaatacaTTAATTACATTCTAAGTATATCCCTAAACACGATAGATGATTATaacaaattaataaataaaattttatgtctatataaacaaaatgtATACAATGCGGTTCATAATAACATAAGTGAATTCAAAGAAAAAGAggaaaaacaaaaagagcaa gaaaaaaatataaatgaaataaaagaaaaattaaaaaaagcTGTAAAGCTGACCAAGACAAAtgtaaaaattaaagaCGATAACCAAGAAGAAcaa AAGGCACCAGAAATAGACCCCAACTTAAAAATAGATTTACCTTACAACATAATATCCCTATATAAGCTTcgatattataaaaatttattctTTAAGAACTATTCTACAATAACAAAGAATGATAACTACTTA AACGCAAATGAGCAGagaaaaaattttcttttaaaattgAAATGCTCAGCAAATGTTAGTAAGAGGAATAATAATACGGGAAGTGATATATTTCaagattattataaaaacatgTTAAGgatattaaatgaaaatactttttataatgaATCTCAAAAACTCAAGGacatattaattataaataaatatttaaacaAAGCCAAATATTTAATCAATAATATGCCTCAATTTTTATGTACCATAATTGAAGAGTTTGAATTAACAGAGTCTAATTTCCATGAGCACATGTACTTGTTTATTCTTCTAGCCATAAATAAATGGTTTAAAAGA ATTATAGTAGAGTGTGAACGctttatttcatataagAAAGGACAtgtatacaaaaaaaataacgAGACAAACGAGATTTATAAAATCTTCAATGAATACATGAACGACATATTACAAAGAGGTGCAGAACAAACAGTATTGTTTAATGAAGAGAAATGTTTTTATTGTTATCCTtcaaatttaaattttaatatgaaCACCTCGtttttaacatattattttttatatataaataaaagttTGTTTAATTTCTTAGGAGGAATTTACAGCCATACTCTAAGAAAAGGAGAAACAAATCAAGATCctaaaaagaaaaataaattgatattattaaatgatgataaagaagatagtgtatatatgaaaagtgatatttataattataatttgtataatGAATATAGTGAAATGgattatttaaatgatttGTGTTTTCACCtgaataatgaaaaaatatatccaaatatatttttaatatgcaattatttattacaaGAAGAAACGATAAATGTAATGAACATAATTTATGAAATACAAAGAGGTGCCTTTGACGTTCTTATATTACAGGACATTTCTATAGTTATACAAatagtattattatttttaaaaaatttaaaaaatgtattcaaagaagaaataaagaGGGGAAATTATCAACTTGACTATATGGATAGAAAGGATAATATTGAAGAAATAcatgaaaatgataaaaaaaaaaaaaattctgATAAAATGTCCATAAAGGAcaaagaacaaaaaaatgaaaaaaaagaaaaaaatgaaaaatatgaagaaaatgaagaatatGACGAATGTGACGAATATGAGGATTTTCGTAAATGCATTTCTACAACTATCCTAAATTATAGTTATTCAAATGACTATGATGAATTATTAATTCCTTTACGTTTAatgtttttaaatattttgaagTTTATTCATGTAACTGTCAAAAGTGAAGATCgaaaatttatttgtaCCTTTTGGCAAAAAGACTGTGTTAGTGAACACACAGAAACAATACAAAAGGTACATGATAATGAATTAGAagaaatgaataatattaaaataatgaacaaagaaaatatacaaGACGATAGGGATGGCATTgttttaaataaagaagatGAGCAAACAAATAttctatataataataactCCAATGATTTGAGATgtttaaaatatgaatgtaatgaaaataactgttatgtttttaatcaaaggaaaaataaaaaaatatatgaaaatgtagaggaaaatcaaaataaaaatcaaaataaaaataaaaatcaaTATCAATATCAAGATCAAAATCAAAATCAAAATCAAAATCAAAATcaaaatcaaaatatatatcatcaaatttataataaggaaaatataaattcagtcataaataaaagaatattatgTTATGATTTTTACAAAGCAGTTGTGGAAAACGTACAGAAAGTAAAACATGatattgaaaataaaaacaacaGAGATATTTATACAggtattttattaaaaaaaagtaaatataaaatagataatgataaaaaaacaCCTAATATTACTACTATGAAACCTAAAAATAATGCTCCTAtgaaaaaatgtataaCTCAAAGAACCGAAGCAAAAGGGAAAATAAGCGAATCAACAAGTGtgattaaaaataatacagAAAAAATGcaaagtaaaaatataataaaagtttcaaaaaaaaatataaactctaaaatgataaatctaaaaaaaaatacaccACCTACTAAGATCAATTTAGACAAAAGTAAAGAAACCTTTgcaaaaaaattaacaaaaGTTAAAGTATCTGATAAAAAGTAG
- a CDS encoding fumarate hydratase, putative, with amino-acid sequence MIKFKEASILLSHKNAYIKYNLYFKKIRCVYNKIYRRHMNTLNSFIDILSFRNEEDDIEYKKVEDLSKYIEVIKINKSPMNETKYYGYNFKEENNFLDEHGNIKEYIYNENKKLLHKNYEKEYIHIPPFVLTKLCEYAFKEILFFLNKKHLKQLQHILQDKESSKNDKYVAMTLIKNAIISSEQKLPGCQDTGTAIILGKKDEDILTTYEHKYLTLGVYNAYKYNNFRYSQLSPLNMFNEVNTKNNLPCQIEIYTNIKKEKLHEVQQNEYPNHMKDIQNNNNVKHNKDITTSQMDSKENQKSTKKQNIDFLYDGPKYELIFIAKGGGSANKTFLFQQTKSILNEENLYNFLLDKIKEIGTSACPPYHLAIVIGGLSAEMNLKMVKLASCRYLDNLKTEGGIYGKAFRDIESEKIILQKAQSLGIGAQFGGKYFVHDVRVIRLPRHSASCPIGIGVSCSADRQIKCLINKNGVFMQMLEHEPIKYLPEITFKDLNQENAIKIDLNQNMEETLKTLSKYPTSTLVLLTGKLVVARDSAHKKIVDQFINDNVPIPEYFKKYPIYYAGPAKTPDNYASGSFGPTTAGRMDAYAEVLMKNNASLISLAKGNRSAVVRNACKKYNGFYLGSIGGPGAILAKNNIKNVQVIDFKDMGMEAVHLIDVVDFPAFIVIDNKGNDFYNKWLPS; translated from the coding sequence atgataaagtTTAAAGAAGCTTCCATTTTGTTATCACACAAGAATGCATACATTAAATATaacttatattttaaaaaaataagatgTGTGTACAACAAGATATACAGAAGGCATATGAACACTTTAAATAGTTTTATAGATATTTTAAGTTTTAGaaatgaagaagatgatattgaatataaaaaagttGAAGATCTTAGTAAATATATCGAagttattaaaataaataaaagtcCTATGAAtgaaacaaaatattatggatataattttaaagaagagaataattttttagATGAACATggtaatataaaagaatatatatataatgaaaataaaaaattattacataaaaattatgaaaaagaatatatacatatccCACCATTTGTTTTAACAAAATTATGTGAATATGcttttaaagaaatattattttttttgaataaaaaacatttaaaaCAATTACAACATATTTTACAAGATAAAGAATCAAgtaaaaatgataaatatgtGGCTATGACATTAATAAAGAATGCAATCATAAGTTCTGAACAGAAATTACCAGGTTGTCAAGATACAGGAACTGCAATCATTTTAGGAAAAAAAGatgaagatatattaaCCACATATGAACATAAATATCTTACCTTAGGTGTATATAATgcttataaatataataacttTCGTTATAGTCAATTATCTCCATTAAATATGTTCAATGAAgttaatacaaaaaataatttaccATGTCAAattgaaatatatacaaatattaaaaaagaaaaattacATGAAGTTCAACAAAATGAATATCCTAACCATATGAAagatatacaaaataataataatgttaaaCATAATAAGGACATAACAACCAGCCAAATGGATTCAAAAGAAAATCAAAAATCAACaaagaaacaaaatattGACTTTCTTTATGATGGGCCTAAATATGaacttatttttatagCTAAAGGAGGTGGAAGTGCCAAcaaaacatttttatttcaacAAACCAAAagtatattaaatgaagaaaatttatataatttcttattagataaaattaaagaaatagGTACTTCTGCATGTCCACCATATCATTTAGCAATTGTTATCGGTGGCTTATCAGCAGAaatgaatttaaaaatgGTTAAGTTAGCCTCATGTAGATATTTGGATAATTTGAAAACAGAAGGAGGAATATATGGAAAAGCATTTAGAGATATAGAAAgtgaaaaaattattctaCAAAAAGCTCAAAGTTTAGGTATTGGTGCACAATTTGGtggaaaatattttgtacaTGATGTTAGAGTTATTAGATTACCTAGACATTCTGCATCTTGTCCTATCGGTATAGGTGTTTCATGTTCAGCTGATAGACAAATAAAATGtcttattaataaaaacgGTGTTTTTATGCAAATGCTAGAACATGAACCAATCAAATATTTACCTGAAATTACTTTTAAAGATCTAAATCAAGAAAATGCTATTAAAATTGATTTAAATCAAAATATGGAAGAAACATTAAAAACCTTATCTAAATATCCAACCTCTACATTAGTACTCTTAACAGGTAAACTAGTTGTTGCCAGAGATAGTgcacataaaaaaattgtagATCAGTttattaatgataatgtTCCTATACctgaatattttaaaaaatatccTATTTATTATGCTGGACCAGCTAAAACACCTGATAATTATGCAAGTGGCTCCTTTGGACCAACCACGGCTGGGAGAATGGATGCCTACGCCGAGGTTCTAATGAAAAACAACGCATCGCTTATATCATTAGCAAAAGGTAATAGATCCGCTGTTGTTAGAAATGCATGTAAAAAGTATAATGGATTCTATTTGGGGAGTATAGGAGGACCAGGTGCTATTTTAGctaaaaataatatcaaaAATGTGCAGGTTATTGATTTTAAGGACATGGGCATGGAAGCCGTTCATTTAATTGACGTCGTTGATTTTCCCGCATTTATTGTTATAGATAACAAAGGCAatgatttttataataaatggttaccatcataa
- a CDS encoding dynein light chain, putative (part of same gene as PRSY57_0925500A~gap found within coding sequence), with product TISQFLEKMHYNEEKTNFWVSQILDTTLKELSKLNKPFKYVATCILMEKNGSPLTTSNVCLWDENCDGLCSVQMGNETLDCILCIYAIKT from the exons ACAATTTCTCAATTTCTTGAAAAAATGCATTATAATGAAGAGAAAACCAATTTTTGGGTATCACAAATTTTGGATACCACATTAAAGGAATTGTCAAAATTAAATAAGCCCTTCAAATATGTTG CTACATGTATTTTGATGGAAAAAAATGGATCTCCTTTAACGACATCGAATGTATGCTTATGGGATGAGAATTGCGACG GGCTTTGTAGTGTTCAAATGGGAAACGAAACATTAGATTGCATTCTTTGCATATATGCTATAAAAACTTAA